One region of Carya illinoinensis cultivar Pawnee chromosome 8, C.illinoinensisPawnee_v1, whole genome shotgun sequence genomic DNA includes:
- the LOC122319148 gene encoding flavin mononucleotide hydrolase 1, chloroplatic isoform X2 translates to MSFPHSIGVLTLFICGYQAHFASLIMALTFRVPNVSAFLLKSSPSLAYPYPKRTKMSLIVRSNASLSASAGSTSRRLPILLFDIMDTLVRDPFYHDVPAFFGMSLKELIECKHPTAWIEFEKGMIDEVELSRIFFKDGRSFDLEGMKNCMRRGYSYIEGVEELLHALKQNKYEIHAFTNYPIWYEMIEDKLKVSRYLSWTFCSCINGKRKPDPDFYLDVLSQLEVNSENCIFIDDRLKNVEAAAEVGIVSLHFKNTNLLLQDLSSMGIDFSVEENHRQY, encoded by the exons atgagtttcCCTCATTCAATTGGAGTTTTGACGTTGTTTATATGTGGCTACCAAGCCCATTTTGCCTCTCTGATAATGGCTCTCACGTTTAGAGTACCAAACGTCTCCGCCTTCCTTCTAAAATCCTCTCCATCCCTAGCATACCCATATCCTAAACGAACCAAAATGTCCCTAATTGTCCGCTCCAATGCCTCTCTCTCTGCCTCAGCTGGAAGTACTAGTAGAAGGCTTCCTATACTGCTCTTTGACATCATGGACACCCTTGTTCGCGATCCCTTTTACCACGACGTTCCTGCCTTCTTCGG AATGTCATTGAAGGAACTTATAGAATGCAAGCACCCGACTGCATGGATTGAGTTTGAGAAGGGGATGATTGATGAG GTGGAGCTTtccagaatattttttaaagatggcAGATCTTTCGATTTAGAAG GTATGAAAAATTGTATGAGAAGGGGATATTCCTACATTGAAGGTGTTGAAGAATTGCTTCACgcattaaaacaaaacaaatatgaaATTCACGCTTTCACAAACTACCCAATCTG GTACGAAATGATTGAGGACAAGTTAAAAGTTTCAAGATATTTGTCATGGACATTTTGTTCATGTATaaatg GAAAGAGGAAGCCTGATCCTGATTTCTATTTGGATGTTTTGAGCCAGCTTGAAGTTAATTCGGAAAACTGTATCTTCATCGATGATAG GTTGAAAAATGTAGAAGCCGCTGCAGAAGTCGGCATTGTTAGTCTACATTTCAAGAACACAAATTTACTGCTTCAAGATCTCTCCTCGATGGGAATTGACTTCTCAGTAGAAGAAAATCACCGTCAGTACTAG
- the LOC122319148 gene encoding flavin mononucleotide hydrolase 1, chloroplatic isoform X1 — protein MSFPHSIGVLTLFICGYQAHFASLIMALTFRVPNVSAFLLKSSPSLAYPYPKRTKMSLIVRSNASLSASAGSTSRRLPILLFDIMDTLVRDPFYHDVPAFFGMSLKELIECKHPTAWIEFEKGMIDEVELSRIFFKDGRSFDLEDLQSRSYVVIGMKNCMRRGYSYIEGVEELLHALKQNKYEIHAFTNYPIWYEMIEDKLKVSRYLSWTFCSCINGKRKPDPDFYLDVLSQLEVNSENCIFIDDRLKNVEAAAEVGIVSLHFKNTNLLLQDLSSMGIDFSVEENHRQY, from the exons atgagtttcCCTCATTCAATTGGAGTTTTGACGTTGTTTATATGTGGCTACCAAGCCCATTTTGCCTCTCTGATAATGGCTCTCACGTTTAGAGTACCAAACGTCTCCGCCTTCCTTCTAAAATCCTCTCCATCCCTAGCATACCCATATCCTAAACGAACCAAAATGTCCCTAATTGTCCGCTCCAATGCCTCTCTCTCTGCCTCAGCTGGAAGTACTAGTAGAAGGCTTCCTATACTGCTCTTTGACATCATGGACACCCTTGTTCGCGATCCCTTTTACCACGACGTTCCTGCCTTCTTCGG AATGTCATTGAAGGAACTTATAGAATGCAAGCACCCGACTGCATGGATTGAGTTTGAGAAGGGGATGATTGATGAG GTGGAGCTTtccagaatattttttaaagatggcAGATCTTTCGATTTAGAAG ATTTACA GTCACGTTCATATGTTGTCATAGGTATGAAAAATTGTATGAGAAGGGGATATTCCTACATTGAAGGTGTTGAAGAATTGCTTCACgcattaaaacaaaacaaatatgaaATTCACGCTTTCACAAACTACCCAATCTG GTACGAAATGATTGAGGACAAGTTAAAAGTTTCAAGATATTTGTCATGGACATTTTGTTCATGTATaaatg GAAAGAGGAAGCCTGATCCTGATTTCTATTTGGATGTTTTGAGCCAGCTTGAAGTTAATTCGGAAAACTGTATCTTCATCGATGATAG GTTGAAAAATGTAGAAGCCGCTGCAGAAGTCGGCATTGTTAGTCTACATTTCAAGAACACAAATTTACTGCTTCAAGATCTCTCCTCGATGGGAATTGACTTCTCAGTAGAAGAAAATCACCGTCAGTACTAG
- the LOC122319148 gene encoding flavin mononucleotide hydrolase 1, chloroplatic isoform X3 encodes MSFPHSIGVLTLFICGYQAHFASLIMALTFRVPNVSAFLLKSSPSLAYPYPKRTKMSLIVRSNASLSASAGSTSRRLPILLFDIMDTLVRDPFYHDVPAFFGMSLKELIECKHPTAWIEFEKGMIDEVELSRIFFKDGRSFDLEEILFCRYEMIEDKLKVSRYLSWTFCSCINGKRKPDPDFYLDVLSQLEVNSENCIFIDDRLKNVEAAAEVGIVSLHFKNTNLLLQDLSSMGIDFSVEENHRQY; translated from the exons atgagtttcCCTCATTCAATTGGAGTTTTGACGTTGTTTATATGTGGCTACCAAGCCCATTTTGCCTCTCTGATAATGGCTCTCACGTTTAGAGTACCAAACGTCTCCGCCTTCCTTCTAAAATCCTCTCCATCCCTAGCATACCCATATCCTAAACGAACCAAAATGTCCCTAATTGTCCGCTCCAATGCCTCTCTCTCTGCCTCAGCTGGAAGTACTAGTAGAAGGCTTCCTATACTGCTCTTTGACATCATGGACACCCTTGTTCGCGATCCCTTTTACCACGACGTTCCTGCCTTCTTCGG AATGTCATTGAAGGAACTTATAGAATGCAAGCACCCGACTGCATGGATTGAGTTTGAGAAGGGGATGATTGATGAG GTGGAGCTTtccagaatattttttaaagatggcAGATCTTTCGATTTAGAAG AAATCTTGTTTTGTAGGTACGAAATGATTGAGGACAAGTTAAAAGTTTCAAGATATTTGTCATGGACATTTTGTTCATGTATaaatg GAAAGAGGAAGCCTGATCCTGATTTCTATTTGGATGTTTTGAGCCAGCTTGAAGTTAATTCGGAAAACTGTATCTTCATCGATGATAG GTTGAAAAATGTAGAAGCCGCTGCAGAAGTCGGCATTGTTAGTCTACATTTCAAGAACACAAATTTACTGCTTCAAGATCTCTCCTCGATGGGAATTGACTTCTCAGTAGAAGAAAATCACCGTCAGTACTAG